Proteins encoded in a region of the Haloarcula sp. CBA1129 genome:
- a CDS encoding long-chain fatty acid--CoA ligase has translation MPGGSPQTLRPFLWRAETLYPDTEVVSRTHEGIVRHDYAEYAERTAQLANAVEEAGYGDGERLGTFCWNHSRHFETYFGIPGTGAQLHTINPLLPDEHIQYIVSDAQDELIFVDESLLPKLEGAATEDPESFETVEQFIVMSESVPETDLDAVAYESFIADQPTEYDWPELEGDRPAGLCYTSGTTGRPKGVEYTQQMLWSHTMGIQSPQGIPVDDDDVVMPVVPMFHVNAWGLPFSTTAGGAKHVYPGPQPEPADLAKLIEEENVTVTAGVPTVWLGLMEYIKENDVDLSSLERLIVGGSAAPEAMIRFFDDHDVELVHAWGMTETAPVGAVASLRSDLEDADYQTQLDKRSKQGLITPGLEFRVIDDDGNEVPHNGEDFGELHIRGPWVTTEYFKRPEANEQEFEDGYLKTGDVVSVDEDGYIKIVDRAKDVIKSGGEWISSLELENELIAHDGVNEAAVIGVPHERWQERPLAMIVPAADADEDTLGDELREHILDSYPKWWVPDNFITIDEVPKTATGKFDKKSLRDEYADESLVEGRVPDDAAPE, from the coding sequence ATGCCAGGAGGAAGCCCGCAAACTCTACGACCGTTCCTGTGGCGTGCAGAGACACTGTATCCGGACACAGAAGTCGTCTCTCGTACCCACGAGGGTATCGTCCGTCACGACTACGCGGAATATGCCGAGCGGACGGCGCAGTTAGCGAACGCAGTCGAGGAGGCCGGCTACGGCGACGGCGAGCGGCTCGGGACGTTCTGCTGGAACCATAGCCGTCACTTCGAGACCTACTTCGGGATACCGGGAACCGGGGCGCAGTTACACACTATCAACCCGCTCCTGCCCGACGAACACATCCAGTACATCGTCAGCGACGCACAGGACGAGCTCATTTTCGTCGACGAATCGCTCCTGCCGAAGCTCGAGGGCGCGGCGACAGAAGATCCGGAGTCCTTCGAGACGGTCGAGCAGTTCATCGTGATGAGCGAGTCCGTCCCGGAGACGGACCTTGACGCCGTCGCCTACGAGTCGTTCATCGCCGACCAGCCGACGGAGTACGACTGGCCCGAACTGGAGGGGGACCGCCCTGCAGGCCTCTGTTACACATCGGGCACGACTGGGCGACCGAAAGGCGTCGAGTACACCCAGCAGATGCTGTGGAGCCACACGATGGGCATTCAGTCGCCACAGGGCATCCCAGTCGACGACGACGACGTTGTAATGCCCGTCGTCCCGATGTTCCACGTCAACGCGTGGGGCCTCCCGTTTTCGACAACTGCAGGCGGGGCCAAACACGTCTACCCCGGCCCACAGCCCGAGCCCGCAGACCTCGCGAAGCTCATCGAGGAGGAGAACGTCACCGTTACCGCTGGCGTCCCGACCGTCTGGTTGGGGCTAATGGAGTACATCAAAGAGAACGACGTCGACCTCTCTTCGCTTGAGCGGCTGATTGTCGGCGGAAGTGCCGCCCCAGAGGCGATGATCCGGTTCTTCGATGACCACGACGTGGAGCTCGTCCATGCGTGGGGGATGACCGAGACGGCACCGGTGGGTGCGGTAGCGTCCCTGCGAAGTGATTTAGAGGACGCCGACTACCAGACGCAACTGGACAAGCGCTCGAAACAGGGGCTTATCACGCCCGGGCTGGAGTTCCGTGTCATTGACGACGACGGCAACGAGGTCCCACACAACGGCGAGGACTTCGGTGAGCTACACATCCGCGGGCCGTGGGTGACGACGGAGTACTTCAAGCGGCCGGAAGCGAACGAACAGGAGTTCGAGGACGGGTATCTGAAAACTGGTGATGTGGTCTCCGTCGACGAGGACGGTTACATCAAGATCGTCGACCGGGCAAAAGACGTTATCAAGAGCGGCGGAGAGTGGATCTCCTCGCTCGAACTGGAAAACGAGCTGATAGCACATGACGGCGTGAACGAAGCGGCAGTCATCGGTGTCCCACACGAGCGCTGGCAGGAGCGCCCCCTCGCGATGATCGTTCCGGCAGCCGACGCCGACGAAGACACGCTCGGTGATGAGCTCCGGGAGCACATCCTCGATTCCTACCCCAAGTGGTGGGTCCCGGACAACTTCATTACCATCGACGAGGTCCCGAAGACGGCGACCGGCAAGTTCGACAAGAAGTCGCTCCGTGACGAGTACGCCGACGAATCACTCGTTGAGGGTCGCGTCCCCGACGATGCTGCCCCTGAGTAA
- a CDS encoding DUF6517 family protein, translating to MNRRDYLLAGAGLGTAGLAGCSFLAAAEAPPPDVPKQQLNDGGWTRTDQSAETVFDRNYGPVSVEAVSSTVQYVDEQLQARVADRTLDQVQTALSVFFATRVDFSPNLDNLPAGVGRKELLAEVRTNARDSFEQQMEAQGLTDIEKSGEGTIDIDTGETAETVALSAVYPFEGISFDVTENEVVEIPASDIDISAMFAVWHHGDFVIISGGAYPAQNFAQTVETDLSDGITVTVDVDLGLQPDTYQTEVRSLVAGVQ from the coding sequence ATGAATCGTCGAGACTACCTGCTTGCCGGAGCCGGCCTCGGGACCGCCGGGCTTGCGGGGTGTTCGTTTCTGGCCGCAGCTGAGGCACCGCCACCCGACGTTCCGAAACAGCAACTGAACGACGGCGGCTGGACGCGAACGGACCAGTCCGCAGAAACGGTGTTCGACAGAAACTATGGCCCGGTATCAGTCGAAGCCGTCTCCAGTACGGTCCAGTACGTCGACGAACAGTTACAGGCGCGTGTCGCCGACCGAACCCTCGATCAGGTGCAGACTGCGCTTTCGGTGTTTTTCGCCACGCGGGTGGATTTCAGCCCCAATCTGGACAACCTTCCAGCCGGCGTGGGCCGCAAAGAACTGCTGGCCGAAGTCAGAACAAATGCCCGCGACAGCTTCGAACAGCAGATGGAGGCACAGGGGCTGACCGACATCGAGAAATCCGGCGAGGGCACAATCGATATCGATACCGGTGAGACAGCCGAGACGGTGGCACTGTCTGCCGTGTACCCATTCGAGGGGATTTCCTTCGACGTGACGGAGAACGAGGTCGTCGAGATTCCGGCAAGTGACATCGATATCTCGGCGATGTTTGCCGTCTGGCACCACGGCGACTTCGTCATCATCTCCGGCGGTGCGTACCCGGCACAGAACTTCGCACAGACCGTCGAAACCGACCTGAGCGACGGGATTACAGTCACCGTCGATGTCGACCTCGGCCTCCAGCCAGACACCTACCAGACCGAAGTTCGGAGTCTCGTCGCTGGCGTCCAGTAA